In Drosophila yakuba strain Tai18E2 chromosome 2R, Prin_Dyak_Tai18E2_2.1, whole genome shotgun sequence, a single genomic region encodes these proteins:
- the LOC6530433 gene encoding protein aveugle, producing the protein MGEETINSTQNKTRTKTTRPKAVYLWTVSDVLKWYRRHCGEYTQYEQLFAQHDITGRALLRITDTSLQRMGVTDNRDREAIWREIVKQRLKTDIMEIRDMERLNIY; encoded by the exons ATGGGTGAAGAAACTATTAATTCCACGCAAAACAAAACCAGGACGAAAACAACGCGCCCCAAGGCAGTGTACCTGTGGACAGTCAGCGATGTGTTGAAGTGGTATCGACGCCACTGCGGAGAATACACCCAATACGAGCAGCTTTTCGCCCAG CACGATATAACCGGAAGGGCTCTACTCCGGATCACAGACACCTCACTGCAAAGGATGGGCGTTACGGACAACCGGGATCGGGAAGCCATTTGGCGGGAGATCGTTAAACAGCGACTTAAGACGGACATCATGGAAATCCGGGATATGGAGAGGCTCAATATTTACTAG
- the LOC6530436 gene encoding trafficking protein particle complex subunit 5 encodes MEKLEALKISSMRPRSNILDRPLSKGKTEVSQSIVALLFSEIVQYSQSRVFTVPELQTRLHDLGQDVGTRIIDLYFVRERSSKRETKLTQMLLFVKTTVWKNLFGKEAEKLEHANDDERTYYIIEKEPLVNTFISVPKDKGSLNCANFTAGIVEAVLTNCGFPCKVTAHWHKGTTYMVKFEDFVIARDKQMEEK; translated from the exons atggaaaaactggAGGCTCTAAAAATATCCTCAATGCGTCCGCGGAGCAACATCCTGGACAGACCCCTATCCAAGGGCAAAACGGAGGTATCCCAGAGCATAGTGGCGTTGCTCTTCAGCGAAATCGTTCAGTACTCGCAGAGTAGAGTGTTTACTGTGCCAGAATTGCAAACAAG ACTCCATGATTTGGGTCAAGATGTGGGCACACGGATAATCGACCTGTATTTCGTGAGGGAGCGCAGTTCCAAGAGGGAAACGAAATTAACCCAAATGCTGCTCTTTGTTAAGACTACAGTGTGGAAAAATCTATTTGGCAAGGAGGCGGAAAAGCTGGAACATGCCAACGACGATGAAAGGACATACTACATCATTGAAAAGGAACCTCTGGTCAACACTTTCATAAGTGTGCCAAAGGATAAGGGCTCTCTCAACTGCGCCAATTTCACGGCTGGCATTGTGGAAGCTGTGCTCACGAATTGCGGATTT CCCTGCAAAGTGACAGCCCACTGGCACAAGGGCACCACGTACATGGTGAAGTTCGAGGACTTTGTCATCGCCCGCGACAAGCAGATGGAggagaaataa
- the LOC6530435 gene encoding uncharacterized protein LOC6530435 codes for MVLSAEEQEFIKRKHEATLKVRQEFLKQSSNPYRHATGEGGTVFDAGLARFQAMRVSNYEHFKPTGKSFRTGLFAVVLPIALYAWALKAERDGREEKYRTGQVAYKDRQFKFI; via the exons ATGGTTTTGTCCGCAGAGGAGCAGGAGTTCATCAAGCGCAAGCATGAAGCGACGCTGAAGGTCCGCCAGGAGTTCCTCAAGCAGAGCTCCAATCCCTACCGCCATGCCACCGGCGAGGGCGGCACCGTG TTCGATGCGGGATTGGCCCGTTTCCAAGCGATGCGCGTCTCCAACTATGAACACTTCAAGCCCACTGGCAAATCCTTCCGCACGGGCCTGTTCGCCGTCGTCCTGCCAATTGCCCTCTACGCCTGGGCTCTGAAGGCGGAGCGCGATGGACGCGAGGAGAAGTACAGGACTGGCCAAGTGGCCTACAAGGATCGCCAGTTTAAGTTCATCTAA
- the LOC6530428 gene encoding major facilitator superfamily domain-containing protein 6 gives MNPYTAGAGGGGGGGGGANPFGAPAGGAGYGQQGYGYEQQATGGYDQGMNYGIEPQQQAAGYGPPGARPRVDVEATGEVDPNLYPEAKDSTHKVRGHSDILEMFFGASTERELIPVKSFYFFFYAAFGSLFPLMGVYFKQMGMNPGQCGILVGMRPFVEFLSAPFWGSYADRCRQGKRLLLGSLACWVLFTIPLSFIRPEAINCIERRNATDFVLTYTRTKRDLSAMYEQEHLDLGTGTMPANEALEEAEAAHSRHKRSLLLPRIDAGISPVHINFVSNYDEKYHRDYVTPIFSSMVYRTPDIQKAFFLLLLVILIGEFFSAPAITLADSAVITLLGEDADKYGHQRMFGSLGWGISMFLVGIALDHSTSFSNHPCGAGNKEKNYNICFSIFSVLMTCAIISASKITFKYDPIDEQLAAQQQAQFVDPNKRAEEESMNQLAAQLNLPSLAVGSGSAASGACAGGVSSFLAAGHQPQPHIGAESKVFAQTAKELPEWMTVLTHFKDLKTASFLFVAWFMGFGIGLIFTFLFWHLQDYGGTPTLFGVASVINHVSEIFAYFFSFRLITQIGHVKVLCLGLIGNVLRFLYISYLTNPWMVLPFELMQGITHAAVWAASCSYIAHNTPKHLRASAQGVLQGIHHGLGRGCGAIIGGMFVTYYGTTTTFRWYGIACLFVLGFFIFVNFYRKEQGFISEIPVTEDPHQVAEETSHLAPHGVPSNPIPRALSNSRLNEMNPNGGPYGTYQTTGGNLDIPGANPHNPFAQ, from the exons ATGAATCCCTACACTGCAGGcgccggcggaggaggaggaggaggaggaggagccaaTCCCTTCGGGGCACCCGCCGGAGGAGCGGGATATGGCCAACAGGGCTATGGATACGAGCAGCAGGCAACAGGTGGCTACGACCAGGGCATGAACTACGGCATTGagccgcagcagcaggcagCCGGATACGGACCACCTGGAGCCAGACCACGGGTGGATGTGGAGGCCACTGGCGAGGTGGATCCCAATCT ATATCCAGAGGCGAAGGACTCAACGCACAAAGTTCGCGGCCACTCGGACATCCTGGAGATGTTTTTCGGAGCAAGCACAGAACGCGAACTGATACCCGTGAAAAGCTTCTACTTTTTCTTCTACGCTGCATTTGGATCACTGTTTCCGCTGATGGGCGTGTACTTCAAGCAGATGGGCATGAATCCGGGCCAGTGCGGAATCCTGGTGGGAATGCGGCCCTTCGTGGAGTTTCTGTCGGCCCCGTTTTGGGGCTCCTATGCGGATCGTTGTCGGCAAGGCAAGCGCTTGCTCCTGGGCTCCCTGGCCTGTTGGGTGCTCTTCACCATTCCCTTGAGCTTCATCCGGCCGGAAGCCATTAATTGCATTGAGCGGCGCAATGCCACGGACTTCGTGCTGACCTACACACGCACGAAGCGGGACCTCTCCGCCATGTACGAGCAGGAGCACTTGGATCTGGGCACGGGCACCATGCCAGCGAACGAGGCTTTGGAGGAAGCTGAGGCTGCCCACAGTCGGCACAAGAGAtccctgctgctgcccagGATCGATGCGGGCATCTCACCCGTGCACATCAACTTTGTGAGCAACTACGACGAGAAGTACCACAGGGACTATGTGACGCCGATCTTCAGCTCCATGGTGTACAGGACTCCG GACATCCAAAAGGCGTTCTTCCTGCTGCTCCTAGTGATCCTCATTGGGGAGTTCTTCAGCGCTCCGGCAATCACCTTGGCAGACTCCGCGGTAATAACTCTGCTGGGCGAGGATGCGGACAAGTACGGCCATCAGCGAATGTTTGGGTCCCTCGGCTGGGGCATCTCCATGTTCCTGGTGGGCATCGCCCTGGATCACTCCACCTCGTTCTCGAATCATCCCTGTGGAGCTGGCAACAAGGAGAAGAATTATAACATCTGTTTCTCCATCTTCTCGGTGCTGATGACATGTGCGATAATCTCCGCCTCGAAGATCACATTCAAGTACGATCCCATCGACGAGCAGCTGGCGgcacagcagcaggcgcagtTCGTGGATCCCAACAAGCGGGCGGAGGAGGAGTCGATGAACCAGTTGGCGGCCCAGCTGAATCTGCCATCGCTGGCAGTTGGTAGCGGCAGTGCCGCCTCGGGTGCCTGTGCCGGTGGCGTCAGTAGCTTCCTGGCCGCTGGCCATCAGCCACAGCCGCATATTGGGGCCGAGTCCAAGGTGTTCGCCCAGACGGCCAAGGAGTTGCCAGAGTGGATGACCGTGCTGACCCACTTCAAGGATCTGAAAACCGCCTCCTTCCTTTTCGTGGCCTGGTTCATGGGCTTCGGCATTGGCTTGATCTTCACCTTTCTGTTCTGGCATCTGCAGGACTATGGTGGCACCCCCACCCTGTTCGGTGTGGCCTCTGTCATCAATCATGTTTCTGAGATTTTTGCCTACTTCTTTAGCTTCCGTCTGATTACCCAAATTGGCCATGTCAAGGTGTTGTGTCTGGGCTTGATTGGCAATGTTCTGCGCTTCCTATACATTTCCTATCTGACCAATCCATGGATGGTGTTGCCATTCGAGCTGATGCAGGGCATCACCCATGCAGCCGTTTGGGCTGCATCCTGCTCTTACATTGCCCACAATACTCCCAAGCATCTGAGAGCTTCTGCTCAGGGTGTCCTCCAGGGCATCCATCACGGATTGGGACGCGGCTGCGGCGCCATCATTGGCGGCATGTTCGTCACCTACTACGGTACTACTACTACCTTCCGCTGGTACGGCATCGCCTGCCTCTTCGTCCTCGGATTCTTCATCTTCGTCAACTTCTATCGCAAGGAGCAGGGCTTCATCTCGGAGATTCCCGTCACCGAGGATCCGCATCAG GTGGCCGAGGAGACCTCGCATTTGGCACCACACGGCGTTCCCAGCAATCCGATTCCACGGGCCCTGTCCAACTCGCGGCTGAACGAGATGAATCCGAATGGAGGACCATATGGCACGTACCAGACCACTGGCGGTAATCTGGATATACCTGGAGCCAACCCGCACAATCCTTTCGCTCAGTAA
- the LOC6530432 gene encoding 26S proteasome non-ATPase regulatory subunit 11: MTELLKENRANEDRRRKMAGATLFERAQALSSVNREDQDSSLLNKLVRDQEGAENDEERIRIKEQGILQQGELYKQEGKAKELADLIKVTRPFLSSISKAKAAKLVRSLVDMFLDMDAGTGIEVQLCKDCIEWAKQEKRTFLRQSLEARLIALYFDTALYTEALTLGAQLLRELKKLDDKNLLVEVQLLESKTYHALSNLPKARAALTSARTTANAIYCPPKVQGALDLQSGILHAADERDFKTAFSYFYEAFEGFDSVDSVKALTSLKYMLLCKIMLGQSDDVNQIVSGKLAITYSGRDVDAMKSVAEASHKRSLADFQAALKEYKKELAEDVIVQAHLGTLYDTMLEQNLCRIIEPYSRVQVAHVAESIQLPMPQVEKKLSQMILDKKFSGILDQGEGVLIVFEETPVDKTYERVLETIQSMGKVVDTLYQKAKKLS, translated from the exons ATGACGGAACTGCTGAAGGAAAACCGTGCCAACGAGGATCGACG TCGCAAGATGGCCGGAGCAACACTTTTCGAGCGTGCCCAGGCACTGTCCAGCGTGAATCGCGAGGATCAGGACAGCTCGCTGCTGAACAAGCTTGTCCGCGACCAGGAGGGCGCAGAGAACGATGAGGAGCGAATCCGAATCAAGGAGCAGGGCATTCTGCAGCAGGGAGAGCTCTACAAGCAGGAGGGCAAGGCCAAGGAGCTGGCCGATCTCATCAAGGTGACGCGTCCGTTCCTCAGCTCGATCAGCAAGGCCAAGGCGGCAAAGCTGGTTCGTTCGCTGGTGGACATGTTCCTGGACATGGACGCGGGCACAGGCATTGAG GTTCAATTGTGTAAAGACTGCATTGAGTGGGCCAAACAGGAGAAGCGCACTTTTCTTCGCCAATCGCTGGAGGCTCGTCTGATTGCCTTATATTTTGATACTGCTTTGTATACGGAGGCCCTGACTCTAGGTGCCCAATTGCTGCGGGAACTGAAAAAGCTGGATGACAAGAATCTGTTGGTGGAAGTGCAACTACTGGAGAGCAAAACCTATCACGCACTGAGCAACCTGCCCAAGGCTAGGGCCGCCCTTACCTCCGCCCGCACCACGGCCAATGCCATCTACTGCCCGCCAAAGGTGCAGGGCGCACTGGATCTTCAGTCTGGCATCCTACATGCGGCTGATGAGCGTGACTTTAAGACCGCATTTTCCTATTTCTATGAGGCCTTTGAAGGATTCGACAGCGTGGACAGCGTCAAGGCCCTGACCTCGCTGAAATACATGTTGCTGTGCAAAATCATGTTGGGACAGTCGGATGATGTCAACCAGATCGTCAGCGGAAAGCTT GCTATTACCTATTCGGGCCGCGATGTAGATGCCATGAAATCAGTGGCTGAGGCTTCCCACAAACGTTCCCTGGCCGACTTCCAAGCTGCCCTCAAGGAATACAAAAAGGAGCTGGCCGAGGATGTGATTGTGCAGGCGCATTTGGGGACGTTATACGACACCATGTTGGAGCAAAACTTGTGCCGCATTATTGAACCCTACTCTCGTGTGCAG GTCGCCCATGTAGCCGAGAGCATCCAGCTGCCCATGCCGCAGGTGGAAAAGAAGCTGTCCCAAATGATCCTGGACAAAAAGTTCAGCGGCATTCTGGATCAGGGTGAGGGAGTACTGATTGTTTTCGAGGAGACGCCTGTGGACAAGACCTATGAACGCGTGCTGGAAACCATACAAAGTATGGGCAAGGTGGTGGACACGCTGTACCagaaggccaagaagctgTCGTAA
- the LOC6530429 gene encoding drosocin → MKFTIVFLLLACVFAMAVATPGKPRPYSPRPTSHPRPIRVRREALATEDHLAAAAFRPPPILPA, encoded by the coding sequence ATGAAGTTCACCATCgttttcctgctgctggccTGCGTGTTTGCCATGGCTGTGGCCACTCCCGGCAAGCCACGCCCCTACAGCCCACGCCCCACCTCCCATCCCCGCCCCATTCGAGTGAGGCGTGAGGCACTGGCCACCGAGGATCACCTGGCTGCAGCCGCCTTCCGGCCACCACCCATTCTGCCCGCCTAA
- the LOC6530431 gene encoding uncharacterized protein LOC6530431: MHKTSILIVALVALFAITEAVPPFPTTGPIRIRRQVLGGSLASNPAGGADARLDLSKGIGNPNHNVVGQVFAAGNTQNGPVTTGGTLAYNNAGHGASLTRTHTPGVKDVFQQEAHANLFNNGRHNLDAKVFASQNKLANGFEFQRNGAGLDYSHINGHGASLTHSNFPGIGQQLGLEGRGNLWSSADRATRLDLTGSASKWTSGPFANQKPNFGAGLGLSHHFGKRIISHLGHQSAPAIQSSNMHKTSILIVALVALFAITEAVPPFPTTGPIRIRRQVLGGSLASNPAGGADARLDLSKGIGNPNHNVVGQVFAAGNTQNGPVTTGGTLAYNNAGHGASLTRTHTPGVKDVFQQEAHANLFNNGRHNLDAKVFASQNKLANGFEFQRNGAGLDYSHINGHGASLTHSNFPGIGQQLGLEGRGNLWSSADRATRLDLTGSASKWTSGPFANQKPNFGAGLGLSHHFG, encoded by the exons ATGCACAAGACAAGCATCCTAATCGTGGCCCTCGTGGCACTTTTCGCCATCACAGAAGCAGTTCCTCCATTTCCCACCACAGGTCCCATTCGGATCCGCCGCCAAGTGCTCGGAGGTTCCTTAGCCTCCAACCCAGCTGGTGGAGCTGATGCTCGCTTGGATCTCTCCAAGGGCATTGGCAATCCCAACCACAATGTGGTGGGCCAGGTTTTCGCCGCTGGAAACACTCAAAACGGTCCAGTCACAACTGGCGGAACTTTGGCCTACAACAA tgctgGCCATGGTGCTTCTTTGACCAGGACACACACGCCCGGAGTGAAGGATGTCTTCCAGCAGGAGGCGCACGCCAATCTATTCAACAATGGCAGGCACAACCTGGATGCCAAGGTGTTCGCCTCCCAAAACAAACTGGCCAATGGCTTCGAGTTCCAGCGTAATGGCGCTGGTCTGGATTACTCCCACATCAACGGACATGGTGCCTCCCTGACACACAGCAACTTCCCAGGAATCGGCCAGCAACTCGGTCTAGAGGGACGTGGTAACCTGTGGTCCTCGGCGGATCGGGCAACCCGTTTGGATCTGACTGGATCGGCCAGCAAGTGGACAAGTGGACCGTTCGCTAACCAGAAGCCCAACTTTGGTGCTGGCCTGGGGCTATCCCATCATTTCGGC AAGCGGATCATCAGCCACCTTGGACATCAGTCAGCTCCAGCAATCCAGTCCAGCAACATGCACAAGACAAGCATCCTAATCGTGGCCCTCGTGGCACTTTTCGCCATCACAGAAGCTGTTCCTCCATTTCCCACCACAGGTCCCATTCGGATCCGCCGCCAAGTGCTCGGAGGTTCCTTAGCCTCCAACCCAGCTGGTGGAGCTGATGCTCGCTTGGATCTCTCCAAGGGCATTGGCAATCCCAACCACAATGTGGTGGGCCAGGTTTTCGCCGCTGGAAACACTCAAAACGGTCCAGTCACAACTGGCGGAACTTTGGCCTACAACAA TGCTGGCCATGGTGCTTCTTTGACCAGGACACACACCCCCGGAGTGAAGGATGTCTTCCAGCAGGAGGCCCACGCCAATCTATTCAACAATGGCAGGCACAACCTGGATGCCAAGGTGTTCGCCTCCCAGAACAAACTGGCCAATGGCTTCGAGTTCCAACGTAATGGCGCTGGTCTGGATTACTCCCACATCAACGGACATGGTGCCTCCCTGACGCACAGCAACTTCCCAGGAATCGGCCAGCAACTCGGTCTAGAGGGACGTGGTAACCTGTGGTCCTCGGCGGATCGGGCCACCCGTTTGGATCTGACTGGATCGGCCAGCAAGTGGACAAGTGGACCGTTTGCCAACCAGAAGCCCAACTTTGGTGCTGGACTGGGACTTTCGCACCACTTCGGCTAA
- the LOC26534785 gene encoding extensin translates to MRLSLLLFSSLFCLAFGHINGTPAYSPPKAPLPLPLPESSRRAPPPPPPPPRPIPRPPPPRPIPRPPPPRLTPRPLKPTPPRFVRPPTAPPFRRPTIPPPRPTRRVPITRRPTRRITKPPVTRRPTARPTRPPAVRTTRKFLIWSRAPTRLLPTKPNIRPTLWTRPPVRPPLPTVRPTRTRVGPTLWTRPHIRVTVRPTHRLTIRPTIRPTIRATLWTRPPIRHSSPTRGVTNRPTLWTRRPLGSTLATRTPVRATIPTLPRSTLWTRPQVRTTRRLTFIFNEPTKKLPTPRPIRTTRAPHPDITRSTRSLIFIFPRDTTSVARRPNWTVHPTGRTRTTLVA, encoded by the coding sequence ATGCGACTTTCACTGCTGCTCTTCAGTTCGCTTTTCTGCTTGGCTTTTGGTCACATCAATGGAACACCGGCGTATTCACCACCAAAAGCACCActgcctctgccgctgccgGAGAGTTCCAGGCGTgctccaccgccaccaccaccaccaccaagaCCCATACCCAGACCACCTCCTCCAAGGCCAATACCCAGACCACCGCCACCCAGGCTAACGCCACGACCTCTCAAACCGACTCCACCGCGATTTGTTAGACCTCCTACTGCACCACCCTTCAGGAGGCCAACTATTCCACCACCCAGGCCCACCAGAAGAGTTCCCATCACAAGGCGACCAACCAGGAGGATCACAAAGCCACCAGTTACCCGAAGACCCACCGCCAGGCCAACTCGTCCACCTGCAGTGCGAACCACTCGAAAATTTCTGATCTGGTCACGGGCACCCACTAGATTGCTACCGACCAAACCAAACATAAGGCCCACTCTCTGGACCAGACCTCCAGTGCGTCCTCCATTGCCAACGGTTCGTCCAACGCGCACAAGAGTTGGTCCCACCCTATGGACAAGACCTCATATAAGAGTCACAGTACGACCCACCCACAGACTCACAATCAGACCCACAATCAGACCCACCATTCGAGCCACTCTATGGACACGACCTCCAATAAGACATTCAAGCCCCACACGAGGAGTCACCAATAGACCCACCTTATGGACAAGACGACCCTTAGGATCCACCTTGGCCACAAGGACTCCAGTTAGAGCTACGATTCCCACATTACCGCGATCCACTTTATGGACCCGACCTCAAGTTAGAACTACTAGACGACTGACATTTATTTTCAACGAACCCACAAAAAAGCTTCCCACACCACGACCAATTCGAACCACCAGAGCTCCACATCCGGACATAACTCGATCCACAAGAAGTTTGATATTCATATTTCCCAGGGACACCACCTCTGTAGCTCGACGTCCAAATTGGACTGTACATCCAACAGGGCGTACGAGAACTACTTTAGTAGCTTGA
- the LOC6530434 gene encoding uncharacterized abhydrolase domain-containing protein DDB_G0269086 produces MSLKSSARIKKRRSEAAAATYPVPPTPAQAVSNGTASPANPVSTTSNPGNGALNPCQSSSKKHSFVGRNPNFDTDETKLLIQLWGDPKLQRTLITTHKKHAVICQLAAKMQEYGYHRSPEEITTRIKNLKCFYNRLKKDKECGGQSTDSEPSWKHFAEMDAIMTRPIFSVRPNEVPAPSLKYQLEQALEEHAERRKRRLENGEELSESDNEEDDMLLSALVSKNKETGSRKELEAGCLEADTDMNEESFSKRRKVSADVEVDIGEALKSPCIKSEPAQEVETAAATSTVEPELEEDDDCMLLPQPKEEPIDVDAADDPPTEKSSSTNTTSTLADMLQRNKPSNLLPFTGANVIIPASITTTTASISSTTQSSTTTPSKLQGGKISLVPTNFLMQSKLPAAAGPSPMANGAKGAAPQIQLLQSAINQGARLMISGSAAAPAQPSNAGLVATAPGGVKFVLVNAEQAKAAAAAAAVGKSTASLPLSTAQAQVQAAVQQQQQKLQHSLQQEQHQQHIQLEKEESRRVHEKAREDLQTKRHMTTMRILLRQLLNSQNEANEIQHNRLSLERERLDWEKSMGERLLNMLPSLIQPAPAASPCSTAQRLQPPKLLFTTALPMSNGTVTMPHILTSNSLPKVITTSSCNSGVAVAGSGVGLVASVATKPVDNDVQLVTPKQEKEV; encoded by the exons ATGAGCCTAAAGTCCAGTGCAAGGATCAAGAAGCGCCGCTCGGAGGCAGCGGCGGCCACCTATCCGGTGCCACCAACTCCGGCTCAGGCGGTGAGCAACGGGACAGCTTCCCCAGCGAATCCCGTCAGTACGACAAGCAATCCAGGAAATGGTGCCCTAAATCCGTGCCAGAGCTCCTCCAAGAAACATAGCTTCGTGGGACGCAATCCCAACTTCGACACCGATGAAACCAAACTGCTCATCCAGTTGTGGGGCGATCCCAAGCTGCAGAGAACCCTAATCACCACGCACAAAAAGCACGCCGTGATCTGTCAGCTGGCCGCCAAGATGCAGGAGTACGGCTACCATCGTTCGCCGGAGGAGATTACCACACGGATCAAAAACCTTAAGTGCTTCTACAATCGCTTGAAGAAGGACAAAGAGTGCGGTGGTCAGTCAACCGATTCGGAGCCCAGTTGGAAACACTTTGCCGAAATGGATGCCATTATGACCAGACCCATTTTTAGCGTGCGACCCAATGAGGTGCCCGCGCCATCGCTCAAATACCAACTGGAGCAGGCCTTGGAGGAGCATGCTGAACGTCGCAAGCGTCGGCTGGAGAACGGAGAGGAGTTATCCGAAAGCGACAACGAGGAGGATGACATGCTGCTCTCCGCCCTGGTCAGCAAAAACAAGGAGACCGGTAGCCGGAAGGAACTGGAAGCTGGCTGCCTAGAAGCCGACACCGATATGAACGAGGAATCGTTCTCAAAGCGTCGCAAGGTGTCGGCTGACGTGGAGGTTGATATTGGAGAGGCTCTGAAGTCGCCCTGCATCAAAAGCGAGCCAGCCCAGGAAGTTGAAACGGCTGCAGCAACTTCCACAGTAGAGCCCGAACTGGAGGAGGATGATGACTGCATGCTTCTCCCGCAGCCCAAGGAAGAACCCATCGATGTGGATGCCGCGGATGATCCGCCAACTGAGAAGTCTTCAAGTACCAATACTACATCCACTTTGGCTGACATGTTACAGCGAAACAAACCGTCGAATCTGCTTCCTTTCACCGGGGCCAATGTCATCATCCCGGCCAGCATTACCACCACCACGGCTAGCATAAGCTCGACCACGCAAAGTTCAACGACCACACCGAGCAAACTTCAAGGGGGTAAAATCTCGTTGGTGCCAACGAATTTCCTGATGCAATCAAAGCTGCCGGCTGCCGCGGGACCAAGTCCCATGGCAAACGGAGCCAAGGGAGCTGCCCCCCAAATCCAGCTGCTGCAGAGTGCCATCAATCAGGGCGCTCGTCTGATGATTAGcggatcagcagcagcaccggCACAGCCTAGCAACGCCGGTTTGGTGGCCACAGCCCCCGGAGGAGTCAAGTTCGTGCTGGTCAATGCGGAGCAGGCCaaggcggcggcagcggctgcTGCAGTGGGTAAATCGACAGCCTCCTTGCCCTTGTCCACTGCCCAAGCTCAGGTTCAGGCCGCtgttcagcagcagcagcagaaactgCAGCACAGTctccagcaggagcagcatcagcagcacatTCAGTTGGAGAAGGAGGAGAGTCGCCGCGTTCACGAGAAAGCTAGGGAGGATCTGCAAACGAAGAGACACATGACAA caATGAGAATTCTACTTCGTCAGTTGCTGAATTCCCAAAACGAAGCCAACGAGATCCAGCACAATCGATTATCCCTGGAACGCGAGCGTCTGGACTGGGAGAAGTCTATGGGCGAGCGCCTGCTTAACATGTTGCCAAGTCTTATACAGCCGGCTCCTGCAGCCTCGCCATGCTCCACTGCTCAACGTCTGCAGCCGCCCAAGCTGCTCTTCACAACCGCTCTGCCAATGAGCAATGGCACCGTAACCATGCCGCACATCCTAACATCCAACTCGCTGCCCAAAGTTATTACCACTTCAAGTTGCAACAGTGGCGTGGCGGTGGCCGGGTCAGGAGTAGGACTGGTAGCTAGTGTGGCCACCAAGCCGGTGGACAACGACGTCCAGTTGGTCACTCCCAAGCAGGAAAAAGAGGTCTGA